In Chiloscyllium plagiosum isolate BGI_BamShark_2017 chromosome 39, ASM401019v2, whole genome shotgun sequence, one genomic interval encodes:
- the lgals2b gene encoding lectin, galactoside-binding, soluble, 2b, translating to MRTVLEMFDVDMKIGDTVKFKVFTDPEADRFAISLGKDDSTLALHFNPRFNDDQDGRVIVCNSKEDGVWCTEQREETFVFEKGECFKFSIMFLGVKFEIKLPDQVLEFPNRSSMDTMTYLQVQGDVRVKSLKFDY from the exons ATGAGGACT GTCTTGGAAATGTTTGATgttgacatgaagattggtgacACCGTCAAATTTAAAGTCTTTACTGACCCAGAAGCAGACAG GTTTGCAATCAGCCTGGGGAAAGATGACTCTACACTGGCATTACACTTTAACCCAAGGTTCAATGATGATCAGGACGGTAGAGTGATTGTCTGCAACAGTAAAGAAGATGGTGTGTGGTGCACTGAGCAGAGAGAGGAAACCTTTGTATTTGAGAAGGGAGAGTGCTTTAAG TTTTCCATTATGTTCCTTGGAGTGAAGTTTGAGATTAAGTTGCCTGACCAAGTTCTGGAGTTCCCTAATCGCTCATCTATGGACACCATGACATACCTCCAAGTGCAAGGGGATGTTCGAGTGAAGTCCCTGAAGTTTGATTATTGA